Proteins co-encoded in one Oncorhynchus masou masou isolate Uvic2021 chromosome 22, UVic_Omas_1.1, whole genome shotgun sequence genomic window:
- the LOC135509408 gene encoding PSME3-interacting protein-like isoform X4 has translation MHKWELYCFFINYAEPIYWDTWLRGLDDFLTWCLVYFELRQVKCEMAVPAAGGVDLSRKFVSETEIEEKRKQRQEEWEKVRKPEDPEKAPEEEYDGRSLFERLQEQKDKKQEEYDEQFKFKNMVKGLDEDESHFLDEVSRQQSLVEKQRRDEELHELKEYRSALKKLASSESRKEPERRAGPKPAEVKTSHLSQAHLLAGAFKRRSSSQSSDNSKKQKVEESAAGNGGRTEQEAGRGVVEQGSTVKTGVLHLPSAAVCVGILPGMGAYSGSSDSESSSDSEA, from the exons ATGCACAAGTGGGAACTATATTGTTTCTTCATAAACTATGCGGAACCTATTTACTGGGACACGTGGCTCCGTGGATTAG ATGATTTCTTGACTTGGTGTCTGGTCTACTTCGAGTTGAGGCAAGTAAA GTGTGAGATGGCAGTGCCAGCGGCCGGGGGTGTCGACCTCAGTCGGAAATTTGTGTCAGAGACCGAGATCGAGGAGAAAAGGAAGCAAAGACAGGAAGAATGGGAAAAAGTTCGGAAGCCAGAGGACCCAGAGA AGGCTCCCGAGGAAGAGTATGATGGGCGTTCACTGTTTGAGCGGCTACAGGAGCAGAAGGACAAGAAGCAAGAGGAATACGATGAGCAGTTTAAATTCA AGAACATGGTCAAAGGCCTGGATGAGGATGAGTCTCACTTCTTGGATGAGGTCTCCAGGCAACAGAGCCTGGTGGAGAAGCAACGCAGAGACGAGGAGCTGCATGAACTAAAAGAATACAGAA GTGCTCTGAAAAAACTGGCATCTAGTGAGAGTCGGAAGGAGCCCGAGAGGAGGGCGGGTCCTAAACCAGCAGAGGTCAAGACCAGTCACCTGTCCCAGGCACACCTGTTGGCTGGGGCGTTCAAGCGACGCAG CTCTTCACAGTCCTCAGACAATAGCAAGAAACAGAAGGTTGAGGAGTCTGCAGCAGGGAATGGGGGCCGGACAG AGCAGGAGGCGGGCAGAGGTGTGGTTGAGCAGGGCTCCACAGTAAAGACCGGTGTTCTCCACCTTCCATCGGCCGCCGTGTGTGTGGGCATCCTGCCGGGCATGGGAGCCTACTCCGGCAGCAGCGACTCGGAGTCCAGCAGCGACAGCGAAG CCTAA
- the LOC135509408 gene encoding PSME3-interacting protein-like isoform X3, translating to MHKWELYCFFINYAEPIYWDTWLRGLDDFLTWCLVYFELRQVKCEMAVPAAGGVDLSRKFVSETEIEEKRKQRQEEWEKVRKPEDPEKAPEEEYDGRSLFERLQEQKDKKQEEYDEQFKFKNMVKGLDEDESHFLDEVSRQQSLVEKQRRDEELHELKEYRSALKKLASSESRKEPERRAGPKPAEVKTSHLSQAHLLAGAFKRRSSSQSSDNSKKQKVEESAAGNGGRTEQEAGRGVVEQGSTVKTGVLHLPSAAVCVGILPGMGAYSGSSDSESSSDSEV from the exons ATGCACAAGTGGGAACTATATTGTTTCTTCATAAACTATGCGGAACCTATTTACTGGGACACGTGGCTCCGTGGATTAG ATGATTTCTTGACTTGGTGTCTGGTCTACTTCGAGTTGAGGCAAGTAAA GTGTGAGATGGCAGTGCCAGCGGCCGGGGGTGTCGACCTCAGTCGGAAATTTGTGTCAGAGACCGAGATCGAGGAGAAAAGGAAGCAAAGACAGGAAGAATGGGAAAAAGTTCGGAAGCCAGAGGACCCAGAGA AGGCTCCCGAGGAAGAGTATGATGGGCGTTCACTGTTTGAGCGGCTACAGGAGCAGAAGGACAAGAAGCAAGAGGAATACGATGAGCAGTTTAAATTCA AGAACATGGTCAAAGGCCTGGATGAGGATGAGTCTCACTTCTTGGATGAGGTCTCCAGGCAACAGAGCCTGGTGGAGAAGCAACGCAGAGACGAGGAGCTGCATGAACTAAAAGAATACAGAA GTGCTCTGAAAAAACTGGCATCTAGTGAGAGTCGGAAGGAGCCCGAGAGGAGGGCGGGTCCTAAACCAGCAGAGGTCAAGACCAGTCACCTGTCCCAGGCACACCTGTTGGCTGGGGCGTTCAAGCGACGCAG CTCTTCACAGTCCTCAGACAATAGCAAGAAACAGAAGGTTGAGGAGTCTGCAGCAGGGAATGGGGGCCGGACAG AGCAGGAGGCGGGCAGAGGTGTGGTTGAGCAGGGCTCCACAGTAAAGACCGGTGTTCTCCACCTTCCATCGGCCGCCGTGTGTGTGGGCATCCTGCCGGGCATGGGAGCCTACTCCGGCAGCAGCGACTCGGAGTCCAGCAGCGACAGCGAAG TTTAA
- the LOC135509408 gene encoding PSME3-interacting protein-like isoform X1, translated as MHKWELYCFFINYAEPIYWDTWLRGLDDFLTWCLVYFELRQVKCEMAVPAAGGVDLSRKFVSETEIEEKRKQRQEEWEKVRKPEDPEKAPEEEYDGRSLFERLQEQKDKKQEEYDEQFKFKNMVKGLDEDESHFLDEVSRQQSLVEKQRRDEELHELKEYRSALKKLASSESRKEPERRAGPKPAEVKTSHLSQAHLLAGAFKRRSSSQSSDNSKKQKVEESAAGNGGRTEQEAGRGVVEQGSTVKTGVLHLPSAAVCVGILPGMGAYSGSSDSESSSDSEGSMDRSIFPIKTYRGCR; from the exons ATGCACAAGTGGGAACTATATTGTTTCTTCATAAACTATGCGGAACCTATTTACTGGGACACGTGGCTCCGTGGATTAG ATGATTTCTTGACTTGGTGTCTGGTCTACTTCGAGTTGAGGCAAGTAAA GTGTGAGATGGCAGTGCCAGCGGCCGGGGGTGTCGACCTCAGTCGGAAATTTGTGTCAGAGACCGAGATCGAGGAGAAAAGGAAGCAAAGACAGGAAGAATGGGAAAAAGTTCGGAAGCCAGAGGACCCAGAGA AGGCTCCCGAGGAAGAGTATGATGGGCGTTCACTGTTTGAGCGGCTACAGGAGCAGAAGGACAAGAAGCAAGAGGAATACGATGAGCAGTTTAAATTCA AGAACATGGTCAAAGGCCTGGATGAGGATGAGTCTCACTTCTTGGATGAGGTCTCCAGGCAACAGAGCCTGGTGGAGAAGCAACGCAGAGACGAGGAGCTGCATGAACTAAAAGAATACAGAA GTGCTCTGAAAAAACTGGCATCTAGTGAGAGTCGGAAGGAGCCCGAGAGGAGGGCGGGTCCTAAACCAGCAGAGGTCAAGACCAGTCACCTGTCCCAGGCACACCTGTTGGCTGGGGCGTTCAAGCGACGCAG CTCTTCACAGTCCTCAGACAATAGCAAGAAACAGAAGGTTGAGGAGTCTGCAGCAGGGAATGGGGGCCGGACAG AGCAGGAGGCGGGCAGAGGTGTGGTTGAGCAGGGCTCCACAGTAAAGACCGGTGTTCTCCACCTTCCATCGGCCGCCGTGTGTGTGGGCATCCTGCCGGGCATGGGAGCCTACTCCGGCAGCAGCGACTCGGAGTCCAGCAGCGACAGCGAAGGTAGCATGGACAGGAGCATCTTTCCCATAAAGACATATAGAGGCTGCAGATAG
- the LOC135509408 gene encoding PSME3-interacting protein-like isoform X5: MAVPAAGGVDLSRKFVSETEIEEKRKQRQEEWEKVRKPEDPEKAPEEEYDGRSLFERLQEQKDKKQEEYDEQFKFKNMVKGLDEDESHFLDEVSRQQSLVEKQRRDEELHELKEYRSALKKLASSESRKEPERRAGPKPAEVKTSHLSQAHLLAGAFKRRSSSQSSDNSKKQKVEESAAGNGGRTEQEAGRGVVEQGSTVKTGVLHLPSAAVCVGILPGMGAYSGSSDSESSSDSEGSMDRSIFPIKTYRGCR, encoded by the exons ATGGCAGTGCCAGCGGCCGGGGGTGTCGACCTCAGTCGGAAATTTGTGTCAGAGACCGAGATCGAGGAGAAAAGGAAGCAAAGACAGGAAGAATGGGAAAAAGTTCGGAAGCCAGAGGACCCAGAGA AGGCTCCCGAGGAAGAGTATGATGGGCGTTCACTGTTTGAGCGGCTACAGGAGCAGAAGGACAAGAAGCAAGAGGAATACGATGAGCAGTTTAAATTCA AGAACATGGTCAAAGGCCTGGATGAGGATGAGTCTCACTTCTTGGATGAGGTCTCCAGGCAACAGAGCCTGGTGGAGAAGCAACGCAGAGACGAGGAGCTGCATGAACTAAAAGAATACAGAA GTGCTCTGAAAAAACTGGCATCTAGTGAGAGTCGGAAGGAGCCCGAGAGGAGGGCGGGTCCTAAACCAGCAGAGGTCAAGACCAGTCACCTGTCCCAGGCACACCTGTTGGCTGGGGCGTTCAAGCGACGCAG CTCTTCACAGTCCTCAGACAATAGCAAGAAACAGAAGGTTGAGGAGTCTGCAGCAGGGAATGGGGGCCGGACAG AGCAGGAGGCGGGCAGAGGTGTGGTTGAGCAGGGCTCCACAGTAAAGACCGGTGTTCTCCACCTTCCATCGGCCGCCGTGTGTGTGGGCATCCTGCCGGGCATGGGAGCCTACTCCGGCAGCAGCGACTCGGAGTCCAGCAGCGACAGCGAAGGTAGCATGGACAGGAGCATCTTTCCCATAAAGACATATAGAGGCTGCAGATAG
- the LOC135509408 gene encoding PSME3-interacting protein-like isoform X2: MHKWELYCFFINYAEPIYWDTWLRGLDDFLTWCLVYFELRCEMAVPAAGGVDLSRKFVSETEIEEKRKQRQEEWEKVRKPEDPEKAPEEEYDGRSLFERLQEQKDKKQEEYDEQFKFKNMVKGLDEDESHFLDEVSRQQSLVEKQRRDEELHELKEYRSALKKLASSESRKEPERRAGPKPAEVKTSHLSQAHLLAGAFKRRSSSQSSDNSKKQKVEESAAGNGGRTEQEAGRGVVEQGSTVKTGVLHLPSAAVCVGILPGMGAYSGSSDSESSSDSEGSMDRSIFPIKTYRGCR, encoded by the exons ATGCACAAGTGGGAACTATATTGTTTCTTCATAAACTATGCGGAACCTATTTACTGGGACACGTGGCTCCGTGGATTAG ATGATTTCTTGACTTGGTGTCTGGTCTACTTCGAGTTGAG GTGTGAGATGGCAGTGCCAGCGGCCGGGGGTGTCGACCTCAGTCGGAAATTTGTGTCAGAGACCGAGATCGAGGAGAAAAGGAAGCAAAGACAGGAAGAATGGGAAAAAGTTCGGAAGCCAGAGGACCCAGAGA AGGCTCCCGAGGAAGAGTATGATGGGCGTTCACTGTTTGAGCGGCTACAGGAGCAGAAGGACAAGAAGCAAGAGGAATACGATGAGCAGTTTAAATTCA AGAACATGGTCAAAGGCCTGGATGAGGATGAGTCTCACTTCTTGGATGAGGTCTCCAGGCAACAGAGCCTGGTGGAGAAGCAACGCAGAGACGAGGAGCTGCATGAACTAAAAGAATACAGAA GTGCTCTGAAAAAACTGGCATCTAGTGAGAGTCGGAAGGAGCCCGAGAGGAGGGCGGGTCCTAAACCAGCAGAGGTCAAGACCAGTCACCTGTCCCAGGCACACCTGTTGGCTGGGGCGTTCAAGCGACGCAG CTCTTCACAGTCCTCAGACAATAGCAAGAAACAGAAGGTTGAGGAGTCTGCAGCAGGGAATGGGGGCCGGACAG AGCAGGAGGCGGGCAGAGGTGTGGTTGAGCAGGGCTCCACAGTAAAGACCGGTGTTCTCCACCTTCCATCGGCCGCCGTGTGTGTGGGCATCCTGCCGGGCATGGGAGCCTACTCCGGCAGCAGCGACTCGGAGTCCAGCAGCGACAGCGAAGGTAGCATGGACAGGAGCATCTTTCCCATAAAGACATATAGAGGCTGCAGATAG
- the rspry1 gene encoding RING finger and SPRY domain-containing protein 1 isoform X1 — protein MIVASWIAFCASRSLVQVLLLSLEQLSLRLWESLETSGTMGNSCVCREESDVEDGSATRRQLRRVDHPAADPPEARSSRPRDPVRPPRRGRGPHEPRRKKQNVDGLVLDTLAVIRTLVDNDQEPPYSMITLHEMAETDDGWLEVVQSLIRVIPLDDPLGPAVITLLLDECPLPTKDALQKLSEMLSLSATVARQDAIIPSKHRNTTAVLGCLAEKLAGPASIGLLSPGTLGYLLESLSSEAHPTVMLFALIALEKFSQTSENKLTVSESCISERLGVLESWADHTDYLKRQVGFCSQWSLDNLFLKDGRQFTYEKVNLSNINAMLNSNDVSEYLKISPSGLEARCDASSFESVRCTFCVDSGVWYYEVTVVTSGVMQIGWATKDSKFLNHEGYGIGDDEYSCAYDGCRQLIWYNARSKPHSHPCWKEGDAIGFLLDLSKKQMLFYLNGHQLPSEKQVFSSATSGFFAAASFMSYQQCEFNFGAKPFRHPPSVKFSTFNDFASLASDEKIILPRHRRLALLKQVSIRDNCCTLCCDQMADTELRPCGHSGMCMECALQLETCPLCRQDILTRVRLISHVS, from the exons ATGATAGTAGCTAGCTGGATTGCATTCTGTGCCAGCAGGAGCCTTGTGCAGGTTCTGCTGCTCTCATTGGAGCAGTTATCGCTACGGCTTTGGGAAAGCCTTGAGACATCCGGGACTATGGGAAACAGCTGCGTTTGTAGAGAAGAAAGTGACGTGGAGGATGGATCCGCAACTCGCAGGCAACTCAGGCGAGTTGATCACCCCGCTGCCGATCCCCCTGAGGCACGAAGCAGTCGGCCCCGGGACCCTGTCAGACCCCCACGGCGTGGCCGGGGACCCCATGAACCCCGCCGGAAGAAACAAAACGTGGATGGGTTGGTGCTGGACACACTAGCTGTGATCAGGACTCTAGTTGACAA CGACCAAGAGCCCCCCTACTCCATGATCACGCTGCATGAGATGGCAGAAACGG ATGACGGCTGGTTGGAGGTGGTCCAGTCTCTGATCCGGGTCATACCGCTGGACGACCCACTGGGACCAGCTGTGATTACCCTGCTGCTTGACGAGTGCCCACTGCCCACCAAA GATGCTCTACAGAAGTTGTCCGAGATGCTGAGCTTGAGTGCCACTGTGGCCCGCCAGGATGCCATCATCCCTTCTAAGCACCGCAACACTACTGCTGTACTGGGCTGCCTGGCTGAGAAACTGGCTG GTCCAGCCAGCATTGGACTCCTGAGCCCTGGAACACTGGGGTACCTGCTGGAGAGCCTG AGTTCTGAGGCCCATCCTACTGTAATGCTCTTTGCCCTCATAGCCTTGGAGAAGTTCTCACAGACCA GTGAGAACAAGCTAACAGTGTCTGAGTCGTGTATAAGTGAACGACTGGGGGTTCTGGAATCATGGGCTGACCACACAGACTACCTGAAGCGCCAGGTCGGCTTCTGTTCCCAATGGAGCCTAGATAACCTCT TCCTGAAAGATGGCCGTCAGTTCACCTACGAGAAGGTGAACTTGAGCAACATCAACGCCATGCTGAACAGCAACGACGTCAGCGAGTATCTCAAGATCTCTCCCAGTGGACTGGAG GCGCGCTGTGACGCGTCCTCCTTTGAGAGTGTCCGCTGTACCTTCTGTGTGGACTCAGGCGTGTGGTACTATGAGGTCACAGTGGTCACCTCCGGGGTCATGCAGATTGGCTGGGCCACCAAGGACAGCAAGTTCCTTAACCAT gagggTTATGGGATAGGAGATGATGAATACTCATGTGCATATGATGGCTGCAGGCAGCTAATCTGGTACAACGCTCGTAGTAAACCACACTCCCACCCCTGCTGGAAAGAGG GAGATGCCATAGGTTTCCTACTGGACCTCAGTAAGAAGCAGATGCTTTTCTACCTGAATGGACATCAGCTCCCCTCAGAGAAGCAGGTGTTTTCCTCAGCAAC GTCTGGCTTCTTTGCAGCAGCAAGTTTCATGTCCTACCAACAATGTGAGTTTAACTTTGGGGCGAAGCCCTTCCGCCATCCCCCGTCTGTCAAGTTCAGCACCTTCAATGACTTTGCCTCACTGGCGTCTGATGAGAAGATTATCCTTCCCAG ACACCGGCGCCTGGCCCTGCTCAAGCAGGTGAGCATCAGAGACAACTGTTGCACCCTCTGCTGTGACCAGATGGCCGATACAGAGCTGAGACCCTGCGGACACAG TGGGATGTGTATGGAGTGTGCCTTACAGCTGGAGACGTGCCCGTTGTGTCGCCAGGACATCCTGACCCGTGTCAGACTCATCTCACATGTGTCCTGA
- the rspry1 gene encoding RING finger and SPRY domain-containing protein 1 isoform X2: MGNSCVCREESDVEDGSATRRQLRRVDHPAADPPEARSSRPRDPVRPPRRGRGPHEPRRKKQNVDGLVLDTLAVIRTLVDNDQEPPYSMITLHEMAETDDGWLEVVQSLIRVIPLDDPLGPAVITLLLDECPLPTKDALQKLSEMLSLSATVARQDAIIPSKHRNTTAVLGCLAEKLAGPASIGLLSPGTLGYLLESLSSEAHPTVMLFALIALEKFSQTSENKLTVSESCISERLGVLESWADHTDYLKRQVGFCSQWSLDNLFLKDGRQFTYEKVNLSNINAMLNSNDVSEYLKISPSGLEARCDASSFESVRCTFCVDSGVWYYEVTVVTSGVMQIGWATKDSKFLNHEGYGIGDDEYSCAYDGCRQLIWYNARSKPHSHPCWKEGDAIGFLLDLSKKQMLFYLNGHQLPSEKQVFSSATSGFFAAASFMSYQQCEFNFGAKPFRHPPSVKFSTFNDFASLASDEKIILPRHRRLALLKQVSIRDNCCTLCCDQMADTELRPCGHSGMCMECALQLETCPLCRQDILTRVRLISHVS, from the exons ATGGGAAACAGCTGCGTTTGTAGAGAAGAAAGTGACGTGGAGGATGGATCCGCAACTCGCAGGCAACTCAGGCGAGTTGATCACCCCGCTGCCGATCCCCCTGAGGCACGAAGCAGTCGGCCCCGGGACCCTGTCAGACCCCCACGGCGTGGCCGGGGACCCCATGAACCCCGCCGGAAGAAACAAAACGTGGATGGGTTGGTGCTGGACACACTAGCTGTGATCAGGACTCTAGTTGACAA CGACCAAGAGCCCCCCTACTCCATGATCACGCTGCATGAGATGGCAGAAACGG ATGACGGCTGGTTGGAGGTGGTCCAGTCTCTGATCCGGGTCATACCGCTGGACGACCCACTGGGACCAGCTGTGATTACCCTGCTGCTTGACGAGTGCCCACTGCCCACCAAA GATGCTCTACAGAAGTTGTCCGAGATGCTGAGCTTGAGTGCCACTGTGGCCCGCCAGGATGCCATCATCCCTTCTAAGCACCGCAACACTACTGCTGTACTGGGCTGCCTGGCTGAGAAACTGGCTG GTCCAGCCAGCATTGGACTCCTGAGCCCTGGAACACTGGGGTACCTGCTGGAGAGCCTG AGTTCTGAGGCCCATCCTACTGTAATGCTCTTTGCCCTCATAGCCTTGGAGAAGTTCTCACAGACCA GTGAGAACAAGCTAACAGTGTCTGAGTCGTGTATAAGTGAACGACTGGGGGTTCTGGAATCATGGGCTGACCACACAGACTACCTGAAGCGCCAGGTCGGCTTCTGTTCCCAATGGAGCCTAGATAACCTCT TCCTGAAAGATGGCCGTCAGTTCACCTACGAGAAGGTGAACTTGAGCAACATCAACGCCATGCTGAACAGCAACGACGTCAGCGAGTATCTCAAGATCTCTCCCAGTGGACTGGAG GCGCGCTGTGACGCGTCCTCCTTTGAGAGTGTCCGCTGTACCTTCTGTGTGGACTCAGGCGTGTGGTACTATGAGGTCACAGTGGTCACCTCCGGGGTCATGCAGATTGGCTGGGCCACCAAGGACAGCAAGTTCCTTAACCAT gagggTTATGGGATAGGAGATGATGAATACTCATGTGCATATGATGGCTGCAGGCAGCTAATCTGGTACAACGCTCGTAGTAAACCACACTCCCACCCCTGCTGGAAAGAGG GAGATGCCATAGGTTTCCTACTGGACCTCAGTAAGAAGCAGATGCTTTTCTACCTGAATGGACATCAGCTCCCCTCAGAGAAGCAGGTGTTTTCCTCAGCAAC GTCTGGCTTCTTTGCAGCAGCAAGTTTCATGTCCTACCAACAATGTGAGTTTAACTTTGGGGCGAAGCCCTTCCGCCATCCCCCGTCTGTCAAGTTCAGCACCTTCAATGACTTTGCCTCACTGGCGTCTGATGAGAAGATTATCCTTCCCAG ACACCGGCGCCTGGCCCTGCTCAAGCAGGTGAGCATCAGAGACAACTGTTGCACCCTCTGCTGTGACCAGATGGCCGATACAGAGCTGAGACCCTGCGGACACAG TGGGATGTGTATGGAGTGTGCCTTACAGCTGGAGACGTGCCCGTTGTGTCGCCAGGACATCCTGACCCGTGTCAGACTCATCTCACATGTGTCCTGA